From Streptomyces sp. NBC_01551:
GCTCCACCGGCTGCGCCTCGACGACGAGTTCGACCCCGAGGCGGAGGCCGGCGGGGAGACCACCCTCTCCGGCGCGCCCGGCGGGATGCCGGCCGCCCCGGATCTGGTCGCCGTCTCCAGGGCCCTGCGCCGTTCCCCCGCCGTCCATGCCCACCGTGCCCGGTACGGGCCGGCCGACCGTCCAGAGAGCGTGACTTCATGAGCGATTCGCCGTCCTCCGCGGGCCCGCGCACGGCGGTCGTCATCGGAGGCAGCCTCGCGGGCATGCTCACCGCCGCCGCGCTCGCCGAGTTCGCCGACGTCGTGGTCGTCGAGCGCGACGTACTGCCCGACGGGCCCGAGGCGCGCAAGGGGCTGCCGCAGGCCCATCACGCGCATCTGCTGTGGTCCGGCGGGGCGCGGGCCATCGACGCCCTGCTGCCCGGCACCGTGGGGCGGCTCCTGGACGACGGCGCCCACCGGATCGTGCTGCCGACCAACATGGTCGGATACTCCCCCGCCGGCTGGTTCCGCCGGTGGGCGGAGCAGTCGCACCACGTCGTGCTCGCCGGGCGGGACCTGCTCGACTGGCACGTACGCCGTTCCGTACGGGCGCTGCCACGTGTCACCATCACCGACCGCACCACGGTGCTGGGCCTGGCGGGCGACGCCCGGCGCGTGACCGGGGTCCGGGTGCGCGGCGCCGACGGGGCGGAGCGGGTCCTCGCCGCCGATCTGGTGGTCGACGCGTCCGGGCGGTCCTCCCGTACGCCCTCCTGGCTCGCGGAGTTCGGCCTTCCGGCTGCCGCGGTACGCACGGTCGACCCCGGCCTCGTCTACGCCAGCCGGATCTTCCGGGCGCCGAAGGACCTCGGGAGCACCTTCCCGGTCGTCGTGAACGTCCAGGCCGATCCGCGCGAGGCCGGCCCGGGGCAGTCCGCGACGCTGGTGCCGATCGAGGGCGACCGCTGGCTCGTCACGCTGTCCGGCACCCGGGGCGGTGAACCCACCAAGGACCCGGAACTCTTCGAGGCGTTCGCCCGGTCGGTGCGGCATCCGATCGTCGGCGAGCTGATCTCCGGGACGGAGCCGCTGACGGACGTCGTGGTCACCCGTACGACGGTCAACCGCCGGCACGCCTACGAGCGGGGCCGGCTGCCCGAGCGGTTCGTCGTCCTCGGGGACGCGGCCGCCGCCTACAACCCGGTGTACGGGCACGGCATGTCGGTGGCGGCGCAGAGCGCCCTCGCGCTGCGGGACACGGTCCGCGCGGTGGGCTGGGCCGCGCCCGGTCTCGGTGCCCGCGCCCAGAAGGCCGTCGCCGGGCCGGTCGGCGCCGCGTGGGCGCTGTCCACCGGCAACGACGTCTTCTACCCGGGCGCGACCGAGGGCGGCCCGACGCTGGCCGAGCGGATCGGCGCGGCGTACGTGCGCCGCCTGCTCCTGACGAGCACCGGCAACGGGCGGGTCGCCCGCGCCGTCACCGATGTGATGACCCTGGAGCGCCCGGCCTCCCGGCTGTTCACCCCGCCGGTGCTGCTGGCGGCGGCCCTGGGACCGCGCCGCGAGCAGCTGACGCGACCGCCGCTGCGGGAGGCCGAACGCGAGGCGATCGCCGGGATCCTCCCGTAGCGGCCGGGGCCGGGGGCTGGACGGGCGGGAGGAGTGCGAAGCCAGGACTCGGGCCCGTCCCCCGGCTGGTCGGTCTCCGACCTGGTCGGACACCTCGGCGGGGTGCACCGCTACCTGACCCGCGTGCTGCGCGGGCGGCTCGCCGAGCCCCCGGACCCGGCGGACCTCACGCTGTACGGGCTCCCCTCCGACGAGGCGGTACGGGACGCCTGGCCGAAACCGGAACGGGCACCCGTGCCCGGGGCGTTCCTCGTCTGGTTCGCGGAGGGCGCGCCCAGGACGGGACCAGCGGGATTTTCCTTCCGGGGTCGAGGGCGCGGCGGACGGCCTTCTCGAAGGCCACCGCCTCGCCGCGGAAGTGGCCGAGGCGGGTGAGGTGGTCCATGGGACCTTCCTGCCCCGTCAGGCCGGTCGGCCGCTCGCGTTCGGCTCACGGCGGACGGCCGACGCGTGCAACGCCTCCGCGAGACCGGTCAGGTCCGTGCCCAGTTTGCGGCACACCGCCGACAGCAGGGACCGCTGCGGCTCCGTCGTCACCGGGTCGCCGTCGCAGGCCCGTTCCGCCAGACGCCGCTCCTCCTCGGTCAGGGCGCCCTGCCAGTCCGAGCCGCCCGGCAGCGCGCCGCCGAGCCTGAGCAGTGCCTCGGTCGTGCGCGCCGCGAGGCCGTCGGCGCCGCACTCGCGGGCCGTGGCCACCGCCCGGGCGAGCAGGTCCGTGTCCCTGAGCTCCGCCCCCAGCGCGGCCAGCGCCCGGGCCAGCTCGTATCCCGCCGGGGAGGCCGACAGCAGTTCCACCGCCTCCGTCAGCGGCGCGGCCCGCTCGCCCGGGGACGCGACCTCGGCCGCCACCCGCAGCGCCTGGCCGATGCCGGACGGAGCGCCGAAGGCGCGGGCCCGGCGGACCGCGTCCGCCGCGAGGGCGCGGGCGCGCTCCGGGTCGTCGGCGGCGACCGCCCGGGCCAGGTGCAGCTGCCACGGGCACCAGGCCGGGTTCTGGATGCCGCGCGGGGTCAGCCTGCGGTCCACCGCCTCCAGTTCGGCGGCGGCGGCCTTCGTCTCGCCCCGGGCGAGCAGCAGTTCGGCGTAGACCGTCTGGGAGTCGGGGAAGACGACCGCCGAGGGGAAGGGTTCGCCGAACTCGTGCTCCCGCGCCAGTTCCCAGGCCTCTTCGGTCCGGCCCCGGGCGAGCAGGGTGGTGGCGAGGATCGCGATGGCGTACCAGTGGACGGGCGTACGTCGTCCCACGCGCTCGGCGAGCCGCAGCCCGGCCCGGGCCAGCTCCTCGGCCTCGGCGAGCCGTCCGCGCCGGTAGCGGACGTAGGCGCGCAGGCTGTACCCGAAGGACAGGTGCGCCCCGCGCCAGCCCTGCCGTTCGAACTCGGCGGTGCCGTGCTCGAAGAGCTCCTCGGCGCGACCGGGCCGGTCGGCGTACATGTGGACCATGGCGGCCAGGACGGGGACCTCGAAGCCCCGGTCCTCGTGGGCCCAGCTGAGGCCGCCGTCGAGGGCGCGCCGGGCGTGGTGCAGGACGGTGTCGACGGGTTCGCCGCGCAGGCAGGCGTCCCAGGCGCGCAGGCCGATCACGTACCGCTCGGTGAGGTCGCGGCCGATGAGCCGGTCGGCGAGCCGGGCCAGCCGGCGCGAGCGGGCCGGGGACTCGGTCTCGTAGGCGTTGAAGGCGTCCCACATGAACTGCTCGGACTGGAGCCGCAGCCGGGCGCGTACGTCCCGGGTGTACGGGATCTCCCGCGCGAGCGATTCGGAGGCCTCGGCGAGGCGGTCGCTGTGCGCGAGGACCTGGGCGAGCCGGATCACGATGCCCTGGCGCAGGGCGGGGTCGTCGAAGGGCTCGGCGAGGGCGGCGCGCAGGTGGTTCACGGTGTTGGCGGGCTCGGTGAGCAGGGAGGCGCAGCCGAGTTCGTAGAGCACGCCGGCGCGCTCGTCGAAGTCGGGGGGTTCGCGCAGGGCGCGGGCGAGCTGGCGGCGGGCGGCGTCGGGGGCGCCGGCCCGGAGGTTCTCGGCGGCGGCCTCGCGCAGGGTCCGTACCACCCAGGGGTCGCTCTCGGGGTGGGTCTCCAGCAGGTGGCGGGCGGCGGTGGAGGGGCCGAGTCCGGCGTCGACGACGGCCACGGCGGCCTGGCCGTGCAGGGCGACGCGCAGGGCGTCGGGGATGGACCGGTAGAGGGCGGTGGCGATGAGGGGGTGGACGAACTCCAGCGGCGCGGCGTCGGCGTCCGCCAGGATGCGGGCGTCGCGCAGCCGCGCGGTGGAGTCGGCGGCCTCCTCGGTGCCGAGGCCGGCGACGCGGGCGGCGAGGTCCTGCGGGATGGCGGTGCCGAGGACCGCGCAGGCCCAGGCGAAGCGGACGGTGGAGGGCCCGAGGCTGTGCAGCCGGGCGACGAGGCCGCTGCCGCGCTGGGCGGCGGCGAGGTCGCGCAGCAGCGGGGCGCTGGCCTCGACGGGTTCGACGCCCTTGTCCCGGACCTTGGCGGTGAGTTCGACGGCCTCGAAGGGGTTGCCGGTGGTGACGGCCCAGGCCTCCCGGCAGAAGGCGTCGTCGGCGTGCTCGCCGACGGCTTCGCGGATCAGGGTGGAGACGGCGGCGGCGGTGAGCGGGGCCAGACTGAGCGGACGCTGTCCGGCCCGGCCCGGCAGGGTGCGGAACGCCTCGGCGTGCGCGGGCAGTTCATCGGGGCGGTAGGCGACGACGAGCAGCAGCGGGAGGTGTTCGGCGCGCGGGGCGAAGGCGGCGAGCCAGCCGAGGGATTCGGGGTCGGCCCAGTGGGCGTCGTCGAGGACGAGGACGACGGGGGCGCGCTGCACGGCGAGGTGGGTGAGCACCCAGTCGAGGCCGTCGCGCAGGCCCTGGGGGTCGGGCGGGGCGCCCTGTTCGGGGGCGCACAGGCCGAGGGCGGGGCCGACGATGGCGTACCAGCTGCCGAGGGCGGAGCGCAGTTCCTCCTCGGGGCGGCCTGCCAGTTGGGGCTGGATGAGCTGGCGGGCGACGTGGAAGGGCTGGGTCTGTTCCTGTTCGCCGCCGCGGGCGGCGAGGAGGGTGCAGGAGCGGGCGTGGGCGCGGCGGTGCACCTCGGTGAGGAGCGTGGTCTTGCCGAGGCCGGCCGGGCCGGAGAAGGCGAGGAGGGCGCCGCCCCCGGGGCCGCCGCCGGGGCCCCCGCCGGGGTCGCCGTCGCCGGTTCCGGTGAGCTGGTCCAGCGCCTCGTCCACGGTGGCGAGTTCGCTCTCGCGTTCGAACATTACGCGCCGTCTGCGGGTCAGGCGTTCCGTCATGGCTGGTACCCCCCAGGCCTGTTCGGGGCATCAGCGTACGCCCGCGCACGTGCGCGGGGAGGCTCCGGCCGGGAAAGATCGGATACTTTTTCGGATTTTCCTATTCCGCCGATCGCTTGGCCAGTTCTTGTAGTACGGCGACGGCTTCGGCCGCCCGGTCGGCGGCCACGAAGAGGTGGTCGTGGTGGTATCCGGCGATGACGTTGCAGCTGAGCCCGTGGGAGGCGAGCTCGGCGGCGAAGGCCCCGGTGAGGCCGACGGCGTCGAGGGCCGAGTGGACGCGCAGGGTGATCCAGCCGGCGGTGTAGTCGTAGGCGAGGCCGGCGGCGTCGGCGTCCTCCTGGCGCAGCACCAGGGTGAGCCCCTCGGCCTCCAGCACGGTGGCGACGGGGGCGGTTCCGGCCGGGGGCGCCGTGACCCCGGGGACCGTGCAGAACACGTACCGCCCCTCGTTGAGCTCGGGGCGCATGCCGCTCAGCAGTTTCCTCAGGTCGCTCTCGCCGCTCATGCGGCCACCCTACCTATCATCCCGATATGACGGATTCCGCGCCGGCAGCGTCGGCGCCCGCGGAGGGCGAACGGCACGCCTCCTGGCTGGAGCTGTTCTTCGATCTGACGGCGGTCGCGGGGGTCGCCCAGCTGGCGCACCTGCTGCACGGCAGCCCCGGCTGGGACGACGTCGGCCTGTACATGGTGATGTTCCTGGCCTTCTGGACGGGCTGGATGCTCTTCACCGTGTACGGGAACGTCAGCGGGGACGAGGCCCGCACCTGGACCGTGCTGGCGGGGATGTTCGGGATGGCCGTGATGGCGGCCTCGGTGCACGGCGTACGGGAGGACCGGGCGGGGGCCTTCGCGCTGGCCTACATCCTGGTGCGGTCGCTGGCCGGCAAGGCGTGGGAGCGGCGCGGGGAGTACGTGCCGGACCTGCCGATCACGCAGATGGGGCTGGGTCTGACGCCGTGGGTGGTGTCGCTGTGGTTCGACGGGACGGCCCGGTACGCGTTGTGGGCGCTGGGGCTGGCCATCGACTTGGCCGCCATGTTCACGGTCTCCGGCAACAGGCTGAGCGCCCGGGTGGACGCGCGGTACGCGCGGGAGGGGCGCGGGCCGGGGCTCGTGGTGGGGCCCGCGCGGCGCGCCGCGGCCAAGCCGGAGGCCGCGCTGATGGACGCGCCGCACCTCGGGGAGCGGCTGGGCCTGTTCCAGCTGATCGTGCTGGGCGAGGCGGTCGCCCAGGTGGTGGCCGCCGCTTCGCAGGTGGAGTGGGACGCGGCGCTGTACGGGATCGGGGTCGGCGCGTTCGTGCTGCTGCTCCTGCTGTGGTCGCTGTCGCTGCGGCACGGGGCGGACGGGGTGCCGCTGCTGGCGTGGGACGTGCTTCCGGTACGGGTGATCCTGCCGCTGCACTGTTTCGTGGCGGGCTCGGTGGCGGCGCTGGCGGCCGCGCTCGGGGACTCCGTGGAGTACACGCACCACCCGGTGCCGGAGCCGGTGCGGTGGCTGATGTGCGGGAGCCTGGCGGT
This genomic window contains:
- a CDS encoding NAD(P)/FAD-dependent oxidoreductase, translated to MSDSPSSAGPRTAVVIGGSLAGMLTAAALAEFADVVVVERDVLPDGPEARKGLPQAHHAHLLWSGGARAIDALLPGTVGRLLDDGAHRIVLPTNMVGYSPAGWFRRWAEQSHHVVLAGRDLLDWHVRRSVRALPRVTITDRTTVLGLAGDARRVTGVRVRGADGAERVLAADLVVDASGRSSRTPSWLAEFGLPAAAVRTVDPGLVYASRIFRAPKDLGSTFPVVVNVQADPREAGPGQSATLVPIEGDRWLVTLSGTRGGEPTKDPELFEAFARSVRHPIVGELISGTEPLTDVVVTRTTVNRRHAYERGRLPERFVVLGDAAAAYNPVYGHGMSVAAQSALALRDTVRAVGWAAPGLGARAQKAVAGPVGAAWALSTGNDVFYPGATEGGPTLAERIGAAYVRRLLLTSTGNGRVARAVTDVMTLERPASRLFTPPVLLAAALGPRREQLTRPPLREAEREAIAGILP
- a CDS encoding maleylpyruvate isomerase N-terminal domain-containing protein, translated to MRSQDSGPSPGWSVSDLVGHLGGVHRYLTRVLRGRLAEPPDPADLTLYGLPSDEAVRDAWPKPERAPVPGAFLVWFAEGAPRTGPAGFSFRGRGRGGRPSRRPPPRRGSGRGG
- a CDS encoding AAA family ATPase, with product MFERESELATVDEALDQLTGTGDGDPGGGPGGGPGGGALLAFSGPAGLGKTTLLTEVHRRAHARSCTLLAARGGEQEQTQPFHVARQLIQPQLAGRPEEELRSALGSWYAIVGPALGLCAPEQGAPPDPQGLRDGLDWVLTHLAVQRAPVVLVLDDAHWADPESLGWLAAFAPRAEHLPLLLVVAYRPDELPAHAEAFRTLPGRAGQRPLSLAPLTAAAVSTLIREAVGEHADDAFCREAWAVTTGNPFEAVELTAKVRDKGVEPVEASAPLLRDLAAAQRGSGLVARLHSLGPSTVRFAWACAVLGTAIPQDLAARVAGLGTEEAADSTARLRDARILADADAAPLEFVHPLIATALYRSIPDALRVALHGQAAVAVVDAGLGPSTAARHLLETHPESDPWVVRTLREAAAENLRAGAPDAARRQLARALREPPDFDERAGVLYELGCASLLTEPANTVNHLRAALAEPFDDPALRQGIVIRLAQVLAHSDRLAEASESLAREIPYTRDVRARLRLQSEQFMWDAFNAYETESPARSRRLARLADRLIGRDLTERYVIGLRAWDACLRGEPVDTVLHHARRALDGGLSWAHEDRGFEVPVLAAMVHMYADRPGRAEELFEHGTAEFERQGWRGAHLSFGYSLRAYVRYRRGRLAEAEELARAGLRLAERVGRRTPVHWYAIAILATTLLARGRTEEAWELAREHEFGEPFPSAVVFPDSQTVYAELLLARGETKAAAAELEAVDRRLTPRGIQNPAWCPWQLHLARAVAADDPERARALAADAVRRARAFGAPSGIGQALRVAAEVASPGERAAPLTEAVELLSASPAGYELARALAALGAELRDTDLLARAVATARECGADGLAARTTEALLRLGGALPGGSDWQGALTEEERRLAERACDGDPVTTEPQRSLLSAVCRKLGTDLTGLAEALHASAVRREPNASGRPA
- a CDS encoding ACT domain-containing protein yields the protein MSGESDLRKLLSGMRPELNEGRYVFCTVPGVTAPPAGTAPVATVLEAEGLTLVLRQEDADAAGLAYDYTAGWITLRVHSALDAVGLTGAFAAELASHGLSCNVIAGYHHDHLFVAADRAAEAVAVLQELAKRSAE
- a CDS encoding low temperature requirement protein A codes for the protein MTDSAPAASAPAEGERHASWLELFFDLTAVAGVAQLAHLLHGSPGWDDVGLYMVMFLAFWTGWMLFTVYGNVSGDEARTWTVLAGMFGMAVMAASVHGVREDRAGAFALAYILVRSLAGKAWERRGEYVPDLPITQMGLGLTPWVVSLWFDGTARYALWALGLAIDLAAMFTVSGNRLSARVDARYAREGRGPGLVVGPARRAAAKPEAALMDAPHLGERLGLFQLIVLGEAVAQVVAAASQVEWDAALYGIGVGAFVLLLLLWSLSLRHGADGVPLLAWDVLPVRVILPLHCFVAGSVAALAAALGDSVEYTHHPVPEPVRWLMCGSLAVYLVIAGAAAFASGRGARGALLLVGPSLAIVLATGAAARAAVAVQVVWLLVLAAAWPRAVTGRRRRPPA